In Anaeromyxobacter sp., the following proteins share a genomic window:
- a CDS encoding DUF192 domain-containing protein, whose amino-acid sequence MIVELNSLVAGVEPLRRATGEADLGARALGATAAASDGEVAALAFDTPQAIRRAVGLLAGGGLTLDRVDGEPGDLAAVQQQRGPLGWWPWLELAQVAGPGGQPVLAARLEGGEARALAVPGGWRFEGSATQAYGLDPLRLVDRPLRHLGREATCDLYRDRWTGEEVRFPRRRPPVRVVVEGPGAGRAEVLAERVVAGLEVELGLMFREALPPGTGMLFDFPAAWHHGFWMKNTLVSLDLLWVDPGGRVLNVAEGTRPLSAAHHHPAGPVRRVLEVPAGWCRAHGVGAGARLGVVGEAAPP is encoded by the coding sequence GTGATCGTGGAGCTGAACTCGCTGGTGGCCGGGGTCGAGCCGCTGCGGCGCGCCACCGGCGAGGCCGACCTCGGCGCCCGCGCCCTGGGGGCCACCGCCGCGGCGAGCGACGGGGAGGTGGCGGCGCTGGCCTTCGACACCCCGCAGGCCATCCGGCGGGCGGTGGGCCTGCTGGCCGGCGGCGGGCTCACGCTCGACCGGGTGGACGGCGAGCCGGGCGACCTGGCGGCGGTGCAGCAGCAGCGCGGGCCGCTGGGCTGGTGGCCCTGGCTGGAGCTGGCGCAGGTGGCCGGCCCGGGCGGCCAGCCGGTGCTGGCGGCGCGGCTCGAGGGCGGCGAGGCGCGCGCCCTGGCCGTGCCGGGCGGGTGGCGCTTCGAGGGGAGCGCCACCCAGGCCTACGGCCTCGATCCGCTCCGCCTGGTGGACCGCCCGCTGCGCCACCTCGGGCGCGAGGCGACCTGCGATCTCTACCGGGATCGCTGGACCGGCGAGGAGGTGCGCTTCCCGCGCCGGCGGCCGCCGGTGCGGGTGGTGGTGGAGGGGCCGGGCGCGGGGCGCGCCGAGGTGCTGGCGGAGCGGGTGGTGGCCGGCCTGGAGGTGGAGCTGGGGCTGATGTTCCGCGAGGCGCTGCCGCCCGGCACCGGCATGCTCTTCGACTTCCCCGCCGCCTGGCACCACGGCTTCTGGATGAAGAACACCCTGGTCTCGCTCGACCTGCTGTGGGTGGACCCGGGCGGCCGGGTGCTCAACGTGGCGGAGGGGACCAGGCCGCTCTCGGCGGCGCACCACCACCCCGCCGGACCGGTGCGGCGGGTGCTGGAGGTGCCGGCCGGCTGGTGCCGGGCGCACGGGGTCGGGGCCGGGGCGCGGCTCGGCGTGGTGGGCGAGGCCGCGCCGCCCTGA
- the topA gene encoding type I DNA topoisomerase: MSAPALVIVESPAKAKTIEKYLGPGYRVMASIGHVVDLPSKGLCVDVENGFALTYEVTKGDVVKALREALKGASTLYLATDEDREGEAIAWHLMDRLKPRIPVKRMVFNEITKKAITEAVTQTRELDTGLVDAQEARRVLDRLYGYEVSPVLWRKVQTGLSAGRVQSPATRLVVQRELERMRFRSAGYWDLTATHPTQPRFESTLTAVDGRKVATGKDFDEQGKLTSEARLLDEAAARALAASLAGRPFTVRSLERRPYHSSPKPPFITSTLQQEGGRKLRLSAQQVMRLAQGLYERGYITYMRTDSTTLSATAVAAARAQIGELFGDTFLPEKPRSYLKKAKNAQEAHEAVRPAGDAFRTPESLQGELNGAELRLYELIWKRTIASQMADAVGESVSLKLEVAGARGERCEFAASGRTIVFPGFLRAYVEGTDDPEAALDDQETPLPALAQGAQVAVEAVSADGHATSPPARYTEASLVKKLEELGIGRPSTYASIMGSLAARYVWKKGQALVPDWVAFIVIALMEQHFGVLVDYAFTAEMEDDLDQIAGRDRAKLDFLKAFYFGDGQHPGLKKLVTEGLEKIDPAALNRLPIGLDPQGVEVVARVGRYGPYLKRGEDTAPIPDKLAPDELTVEKALEILATPRGGKRLGDDPATGLPIFAKSGRFGPYVQLGEAKDGEKPQKTQSLLKTMKPETVTLEEALQLLSLPRGLGRSPEGEEVLACYGKFGPYLTMGKESRNLGGSDDGVALSITLEQALEIFKQPKQFRGRGQPKPPLATFGEDPVSGGTMVLKEGKFGFYITDGETNASLRKGDDPADVTPERASELLAERREYMASPEGQKKAALRAAKKGQRPARGKAGKPAKARPAAAEGKPPAKAARTPAAPAEGPPKAPRKRAPRKKDAAAS, translated from the coding sequence ATGTCAGCCCCCGCCCTCGTCATCGTCGAGTCGCCGGCCAAGGCCAAGACCATCGAGAAGTACCTCGGCCCCGGCTACCGCGTCATGGCCTCCATCGGCCACGTGGTCGACCTGCCCTCCAAGGGGCTGTGCGTCGACGTCGAGAACGGGTTCGCCCTCACCTACGAGGTGACCAAGGGCGACGTGGTCAAGGCGCTGCGCGAGGCGCTCAAGGGCGCCTCCACCCTCTACCTCGCCACCGACGAGGACCGCGAGGGCGAGGCCATCGCCTGGCACCTGATGGACCGGCTCAAGCCGCGCATCCCGGTCAAGCGGATGGTCTTCAACGAGATCACCAAGAAGGCCATCACCGAGGCGGTGACCCAGACCCGCGAGCTCGACACCGGGCTGGTGGACGCGCAGGAGGCGCGCCGCGTCCTCGACCGGCTCTACGGCTACGAGGTCTCGCCGGTGCTGTGGCGCAAGGTGCAGACCGGGCTGTCGGCCGGCCGGGTCCAGTCGCCGGCCACCCGCCTGGTGGTGCAGCGCGAGCTGGAGCGGATGCGCTTCCGCTCGGCCGGCTACTGGGACCTGACGGCCACCCACCCCACCCAGCCGCGCTTCGAGTCCACCCTCACCGCCGTGGACGGCCGCAAGGTGGCCACCGGCAAGGACTTCGACGAGCAGGGGAAGCTCACCAGCGAGGCCCGCCTCCTCGACGAGGCCGCGGCGCGCGCCCTGGCCGCCTCGCTGGCGGGCCGCCCGTTCACGGTGCGCTCGCTGGAGCGCCGCCCCTACCACTCCAGCCCCAAGCCCCCCTTCATCACCTCCACCCTGCAGCAGGAGGGCGGCCGCAAGCTGCGCCTCTCGGCCCAGCAGGTCATGCGGCTGGCCCAGGGGCTCTACGAGCGCGGCTACATCACCTACATGCGGACCGACAGCACCACGCTCTCGGCCACCGCGGTGGCCGCGGCCCGCGCCCAGATCGGCGAGCTCTTCGGCGACACGTTCCTGCCGGAGAAGCCGCGCAGCTACCTCAAGAAGGCCAAGAACGCCCAGGAGGCCCACGAGGCCGTCCGCCCGGCCGGCGACGCCTTCCGCACCCCCGAGTCGCTGCAGGGCGAGCTGAACGGCGCCGAGCTCAGGCTCTACGAGCTGATCTGGAAGCGCACCATCGCCTCGCAGATGGCCGACGCGGTGGGCGAGTCGGTCAGCCTGAAGCTGGAGGTGGCCGGGGCGCGCGGCGAGCGCTGCGAGTTCGCCGCCTCGGGCCGCACCATCGTCTTCCCCGGCTTCCTGCGCGCCTACGTGGAGGGCACCGACGATCCGGAGGCCGCCCTCGACGACCAGGAGACGCCGCTGCCGGCCCTGGCCCAGGGCGCCCAGGTGGCGGTGGAGGCCGTCAGCGCCGACGGCCACGCCACCTCGCCGCCGGCCCGCTACACCGAGGCCTCGCTGGTGAAGAAGCTGGAGGAGCTGGGCATCGGCCGCCCCTCCACCTACGCCAGCATCATGGGGTCGCTGGCGGCCCGCTACGTCTGGAAGAAGGGCCAGGCCCTGGTGCCGGACTGGGTGGCCTTCATCGTCATCGCCCTGATGGAGCAGCACTTCGGCGTGCTGGTGGACTACGCCTTCACCGCCGAGATGGAGGACGACCTCGACCAGATCGCCGGGCGCGACCGGGCCAAGCTCGACTTCCTCAAGGCCTTCTACTTCGGCGACGGCCAGCACCCCGGCCTGAAGAAGCTGGTGACCGAGGGGCTGGAGAAGATCGACCCGGCCGCGCTCAACCGGCTGCCCATCGGGCTCGACCCGCAGGGCGTCGAGGTGGTGGCGCGGGTGGGGCGCTACGGGCCGTACCTGAAGCGCGGCGAGGACACCGCCCCCATCCCGGACAAGCTGGCCCCCGACGAGCTGACGGTGGAGAAGGCCCTCGAGATCCTGGCCACCCCGCGCGGCGGCAAGCGGCTGGGCGACGACCCGGCCACCGGCCTGCCCATCTTCGCCAAGTCCGGCCGCTTCGGCCCGTACGTGCAGCTCGGCGAGGCCAAGGACGGCGAGAAGCCGCAGAAGACCCAGTCCCTGCTGAAGACCATGAAGCCGGAGACGGTGACCCTGGAGGAGGCGCTGCAGCTCCTCTCGCTGCCGCGCGGCCTGGGCCGGAGCCCGGAGGGCGAGGAGGTGCTGGCCTGCTACGGCAAGTTCGGCCCGTACCTCACCATGGGCAAGGAGAGCCGCAACCTGGGCGGCTCGGACGACGGGGTGGCCCTCTCCATCACGCTCGAGCAGGCGCTGGAGATCTTCAAGCAGCCGAAGCAGTTCCGCGGCCGCGGCCAGCCCAAGCCGCCGCTGGCCACCTTCGGCGAGGACCCGGTGTCGGGCGGGACGATGGTCCTCAAGGAGGGCAAGTTCGGCTTCTACATCACCGACGGCGAGACCAACGCCTCCCTGCGCAAGGGCGACGACCCGGCCGACGTCACGCCGGAGCGGGCCTCCGAGCTGCTGGCCGAGCGGCGCGAGTACATGGCCTCGCCGGAGGGGCAGAAGAAGGCGGCCCTGCGCGCGGCCAAGAAGGGGCAGCGCCCGGCCCGCGGCAAGGCCGGGAAGCCCGCCAAGGCCAGGCCCGCCGCGGCGGAGGGGAAGCCGCCCGCCAAGGCGGCCCGCACGCCCGCGGCGCCCGCCGAGGGCCCGCCCAAGGCCCCGCGCAAGCGGGCGCCCCGCAAGAAGGACGCCGCGGCGAGCTGA
- a CDS encoding adenylate/guanylate cyclase domain-containing protein — MRTESLVVMLTDIKGFTAATSRQTREENARMLASHEALLAPVLEAFGGRRVKAIGDAYLVLFPAPTAALLCAAAIQDRLHDHGRRVVEADRIEVRVALALGEVRLEGGDVFGEAVNLASRIEGQAASGEIWFSEAVFWALDRARVPVEDLGWRALDGLPEEVRLFRVARAAAAEGEPPYAGIGLDLVAGLAPPEPERLARAGRRGSAWARAGGGARLALRGAAALLVLLAAGAGLWWTWLGPAERAVRLGRFDDARAAVETLAGQRGPEDREVLYLRGRLELARADAGAGGTVRGAFHHWSRAVAAGSRPAVAALAREGEAEACLRRRLAARALADSRVQEALAPLEAIAAAEPPAPAPDGALDRVKRLVAGDGRCGAGDVARQGIEELEAIHAGAAR; from the coding sequence GTGCGCACCGAGAGCCTGGTGGTGATGCTCACCGACATCAAGGGCTTCACCGCCGCCACCAGCCGGCAGACGCGGGAGGAGAACGCCCGCATGCTGGCCAGCCACGAGGCGCTGCTGGCGCCGGTGCTGGAGGCCTTCGGCGGGCGGCGGGTCAAGGCCATCGGCGACGCCTACCTGGTGCTCTTCCCGGCCCCCACCGCGGCGCTGCTGTGCGCCGCCGCCATCCAGGACCGGCTGCACGACCACGGGCGGCGGGTGGTGGAGGCCGATCGGATCGAGGTGCGGGTGGCCCTGGCGCTGGGCGAGGTCCGCCTGGAGGGGGGCGACGTCTTCGGCGAGGCGGTCAACCTGGCCTCGCGCATCGAGGGGCAGGCGGCGTCCGGGGAGATCTGGTTCTCCGAGGCGGTCTTCTGGGCGCTCGACCGGGCCCGCGTGCCGGTGGAGGACCTGGGCTGGCGGGCGCTGGACGGCCTGCCGGAGGAGGTCCGGCTCTTCCGGGTGGCGCGGGCCGCCGCCGCCGAGGGCGAGCCGCCCTACGCCGGCATCGGGCTCGACCTGGTGGCCGGGCTGGCCCCGCCCGAGCCGGAGCGGCTGGCCCGCGCCGGCCGGCGCGGCTCGGCCTGGGCCCGGGCCGGCGGCGGGGCGCGGCTGGCGCTGCGGGGGGCGGCGGCGCTGCTGGTGCTCCTGGCGGCCGGGGCCGGGCTCTGGTGGACCTGGCTGGGCCCGGCGGAGCGGGCGGTGCGGCTGGGGCGCTTCGACGACGCGCGGGCGGCGGTGGAGACCCTGGCCGGCCAGCGCGGGCCCGAGGACCGCGAGGTGCTCTACCTGCGCGGCCGCCTCGAGCTGGCGCGGGCCGACGCCGGGGCGGGCGGCACGGTGCGCGGCGCCTTCCACCACTGGTCGCGGGCGGTGGCCGCCGGGAGCCGGCCGGCGGTGGCGGCGCTGGCGCGCGAGGGGGAGGCGGAGGCCTGCCTGCGGCGGCGCCTGGCGGCGCGGGCGCTGGCCGACAGCCGGGTGCAGGAGGCGCTGGCGCCGCTCGAGGCCATCGCCGCCGCCGAGCCGCCGGCGCCGGCTCCGGACGGCGCCCTCGACCGGGTCAAGCGGCTGGTGGCCGGCGACGGCCGGTGCGGCGCGGGCGACGTGGCCCGGCAGGGCATCGAGGAGCTGGAGGCCATCCACGCCGGGGCGGCGCGGTAG
- a CDS encoding protein kinase, which translates to MEVAAAPPPAALPEGTLLDGRYRIGRLVAEGGMGTVYQAEAVRIGRQVAVKVLNPIFARDPLEVERFRREARIAVRVSSPHVVEMLDFGQAPGGELFLVMELLQGESLRDKLEREGALPPAQAAELLRQLLRGLSAAHAAGIVHRDLKPDNLWLVPEEGRDRLTLLDFGIAKLAGPAGALVTQSGLVIGTPEYLAPEQAVGGEVDHRADLYAAGLLGWVMLTGSHPFPISDTRALLRAQAFDPVPSPERERPELADHPVLLRFIARATVKDRAGRAQSAEELLAVLDGREGGGRRAPRHVALPRAAPPRRGGARPLTAWLRPVVSGLPQARTATLLTLRLDGWEAQVARRPAPDRARLLLAHDQLVLPALRAFGGRRALVTGASLTGAFASPTNAVLAARAILDRVAAWNAAAPAADRLSLRAGLHAGEVPAGRLAPGQPALLLAEATCLEAPPGAIWLTRAVALTLNSSEAPVEVAGAALALPGGERLSLYRVRAVAGPAPYGGREAARVPPGDRASRLLSPVSAGLGSLHDGGEGRARALSRVSGATAVLLALGLAEAGALAAGGAVAVAGRVAGAGREPPWAARALERVRAARGWLEARRAVGRAWLTRPGG; encoded by the coding sequence GTGGAGGTGGCCGCCGCGCCGCCGCCGGCGGCGTTGCCGGAGGGCACCCTGCTCGACGGCCGCTACCGCATCGGCCGGCTGGTGGCCGAGGGCGGCATGGGCACCGTCTACCAGGCCGAGGCGGTGCGCATCGGCCGGCAGGTGGCGGTCAAGGTGCTCAACCCCATCTTCGCCCGCGACCCGCTGGAGGTGGAGCGGTTCCGGCGCGAGGCGCGCATCGCGGTGCGGGTCTCCTCGCCGCACGTGGTGGAGATGCTCGACTTCGGGCAGGCGCCCGGCGGCGAGCTCTTCCTGGTGATGGAGCTGCTGCAGGGCGAGTCGCTGCGCGACAAGCTGGAGCGCGAGGGGGCGCTGCCGCCGGCGCAGGCGGCCGAGCTCCTGCGCCAGCTCCTGCGCGGGCTGTCGGCGGCCCACGCGGCCGGCATCGTCCACCGCGACCTCAAGCCGGACAACCTCTGGCTGGTGCCGGAGGAGGGGCGCGACCGGCTCACCCTGCTCGACTTCGGCATCGCCAAGCTGGCCGGGCCGGCCGGCGCCCTGGTGACCCAGTCCGGCCTGGTGATCGGCACGCCGGAGTACCTGGCGCCGGAGCAGGCGGTGGGCGGCGAGGTGGATCACCGGGCCGACCTGTACGCCGCCGGGCTGCTGGGCTGGGTGATGCTGACCGGCAGCCACCCCTTCCCCATCTCCGACACCCGGGCGCTGCTCAGGGCCCAGGCCTTCGACCCGGTGCCCTCGCCGGAGCGCGAGCGGCCCGAGCTGGCCGACCACCCGGTGCTGCTCCGGTTCATCGCCCGCGCCACCGTGAAGGACCGCGCCGGGCGCGCCCAGTCGGCCGAGGAGCTGCTGGCGGTGCTCGACGGGCGCGAGGGGGGCGGCCGCCGCGCGCCCCGCCACGTGGCGCTGCCCCGGGCCGCGCCGCCGCGCCGCGGGGGCGCCCGGCCGCTCACCGCCTGGCTCCGGCCGGTGGTCTCGGGGCTGCCGCAGGCCCGCACCGCCACGCTGCTCACGCTCCGGCTGGACGGCTGGGAGGCGCAGGTGGCCCGGCGCCCGGCGCCCGACCGGGCCCGGCTCCTCCTGGCCCACGACCAGCTGGTGCTGCCGGCGCTGCGGGCCTTCGGCGGGCGGCGCGCCCTGGTGACCGGCGCGTCGCTCACCGGCGCCTTCGCCTCGCCCACCAACGCGGTGCTGGCGGCCCGCGCCATCCTCGACCGGGTGGCCGCCTGGAACGCCGCCGCCCCGGCGGCCGATCGGCTCTCGCTCAGGGCCGGCCTGCACGCCGGCGAGGTGCCGGCCGGGCGGCTGGCGCCGGGCCAGCCGGCGCTCCTCCTGGCCGAGGCCACCTGCCTGGAGGCCCCGCCGGGCGCCATCTGGCTCACCCGGGCCGTGGCCCTGACGCTCAACTCGTCGGAGGCGCCGGTGGAGGTGGCCGGCGCCGCGCTGGCGCTGCCCGGCGGCGAGCGGCTCTCGCTCTACCGGGTGCGGGCGGTGGCCGGGCCGGCGCCCTACGGCGGGCGCGAGGCGGCGCGGGTGCCACCCGGCGACCGCGCCTCGCGGCTGCTCTCGCCGGTGAGCGCCGGGCTGGGCTCGCTGCACGACGGCGGGGAGGGGCGGGCGCGGGCGCTCTCGCGGGTCAGCGGCGCCACCGCGGTGCTGCTGGCGCTGGGGCTGGCCGAGGCCGGGGCGCTGGCCGCAGGCGGCGCGGTGGCCGTGGCCGGCCGGGTGGCCGGGGCGGGGCGGGAGCCGCCCTGGGCGGCGCGGGCGCTGGAGCGGGTGCGGGCGGCGCGCGGCTGGCTCGAGGCGCGGCGGGCCGTGGGGCGGGCCTGGCTGACGCGGCCGGGGGGCTGA
- a CDS encoding carbonic anhydrase — protein MPSNLTALEALDRLRAGNGRFASNVISIDSLARSLDRASLTREHNPFAILLGCSDSRAPAELVFDLGLGDLFVIRVAGNVVSPSQVGSVEFAADRFGTRLVVVMGHTHCGAIEATMEAVEQGTPPASDNVMSIVDRVRPAVEAALTAGGTDRAAVARAASRINVKMAVAHLRHGTPALERLISLEGLMIIGAEYDLATGKVEFFG, from the coding sequence ATGCCCTCCAACCTGACCGCGCTCGAGGCCCTGGACCGGCTGCGCGCCGGCAACGGCCGCTTCGCCTCCAACGTCATCTCCATCGACTCCCTGGCGCGGAGCCTCGACCGGGCCTCGCTCACCCGGGAGCACAACCCCTTCGCCATCCTGCTGGGCTGCTCCGACTCGCGGGCGCCGGCGGAGCTGGTCTTCGACCTGGGGCTGGGCGACCTGTTCGTCATCCGGGTGGCCGGCAACGTGGTCTCGCCCTCGCAGGTCGGCTCGGTGGAGTTCGCGGCCGACCGCTTCGGGACCCGGCTGGTGGTGGTGATGGGCCACACCCACTGCGGCGCCATCGAGGCCACCATGGAGGCGGTCGAGCAGGGCACGCCGCCGGCCTCCGACAACGTCATGTCGATCGTGGACCGGGTCCGCCCGGCGGTGGAGGCGGCGCTCACGGCCGGCGGCACCGACCGGGCGGCGGTGGCGCGGGCGGCCAGCCGCATCAACGTGAAGATGGCGGTGGCCCACCTGCGCCACGGCACCCCGGCGCTGGAGCGGCTCATCTCGCTCGAGGGGCTGATGATCATCGGCGCCGAGTACGACCTCGCGACCGGCAAGGTCGAGTTCTTCGGCTGA
- a CDS encoding bacteriohemerythrin yields the protein MTQAAGWQAGTDTGVAELDVEHQLQVRLVESLHQAVVARQGRDTVDALLTQLADASNVHFMSEELLMRLHSWERYEQHTEEHRRLLEDLDALRALFAKGVDAELAAGVERVQAWLVSHIRGMDRAFAEYVARGGLGAPAP from the coding sequence ATGACGCAGGCAGCCGGCTGGCAGGCGGGGACCGACACCGGGGTGGCCGAGCTGGACGTGGAGCACCAGCTGCAGGTGCGGCTGGTGGAGTCGCTGCACCAGGCGGTGGTGGCGCGCCAGGGGCGCGACACGGTGGACGCCCTGCTGACCCAGCTGGCCGACGCCTCCAACGTGCACTTCATGAGCGAGGAGCTGCTCATGCGGCTGCACAGCTGGGAGCGCTACGAGCAGCACACCGAGGAGCACCGCCGGCTGCTGGAGGACCTCGACGCGCTGCGCGCCCTCTTCGCGAAGGGCGTCGACGCGGAGCTGGCCGCCGGGGTGGAGCGGGTGCAGGCCTGGCTGGTGTCGCACATCCGCGGCATGGACCGCGCCTTCGCCGAGTACGTGGCCCGGGGCGGCCTGGGCGCGCCGGCACCTTGA
- a CDS encoding hydrogenase small subunit: MTDIGSDMIAELETKGVSRRDFIKVCTMAAGAVGLPAWAGEKMAENVEKGRKPSVIWLHFQECTGCTESLLRTSHPDLGSLILDLISVDYHETLAAAAGYQVEAALEKAAHDNKGKYVLVVEGAIPEKDNGIYCRVGGKTAVETVKKYAADAAAVIAIGSCASWGGVPSASPNPTGAVGVGKVLGKTVLTLPGCPANPYNLLGTVLQFATFGTLPKLDEKGRPEFAYKRVIHDDCPRRAHFDNGRFAKQFGDAGHREGWCLYQLGCKGPQTHANCSLLDFCEVPGAWPIGIGHPCVGCTEEGIVFNVPIHTNLPIPNPTAPMAYPGVGPAQGGVGAVAAGVAGLAIGAAIGAGFVASKKLSKDEGK; encoded by the coding sequence ATGACCGACATTGGCAGCGACATGATCGCCGAGCTGGAGACCAAGGGCGTCTCCCGCCGTGACTTCATCAAGGTCTGCACCATGGCCGCAGGCGCCGTGGGCCTCCCGGCCTGGGCCGGCGAGAAGATGGCCGAGAACGTCGAGAAGGGCCGCAAGCCCTCCGTCATCTGGCTGCACTTCCAGGAGTGCACCGGCTGCACGGAGTCGCTGCTCAGGACCAGCCACCCGGATCTCGGGTCGCTCATCCTCGACCTCATCTCGGTCGACTACCACGAGACCCTCGCCGCCGCCGCCGGCTACCAGGTGGAGGCCGCGCTGGAGAAGGCGGCCCACGACAACAAGGGCAAGTACGTCCTGGTGGTCGAGGGCGCCATCCCCGAGAAGGACAACGGCATCTACTGCCGCGTGGGCGGCAAGACCGCCGTCGAGACGGTGAAGAAGTACGCCGCCGACGCCGCCGCCGTCATCGCCATCGGCTCCTGCGCCTCCTGGGGCGGCGTGCCCTCGGCCTCGCCGAACCCGACCGGCGCCGTGGGCGTCGGCAAGGTGCTCGGCAAGACCGTGCTGACCCTGCCCGGCTGCCCGGCCAACCCGTACAACCTGCTCGGCACCGTGCTCCAGTTCGCCACCTTCGGCACGCTGCCGAAGCTGGACGAGAAGGGCCGCCCCGAGTTCGCCTACAAGCGGGTCATCCACGACGACTGCCCGCGCCGCGCCCACTTCGACAACGGGCGCTTCGCCAAGCAGTTCGGCGACGCCGGCCACCGCGAGGGCTGGTGCCTCTACCAGCTCGGCTGCAAGGGGCCGCAGACCCACGCCAACTGCTCGCTGCTCGACTTCTGCGAGGTCCCGGGCGCCTGGCCCATCGGCATCGGGCACCCCTGCGTCGGCTGCACCGAGGAGGGCATCGTCTTCAACGTGCCCATCCACACCAACCTGCCCATCCCCAACCCGACCGCCCCCATGGCGTACCCGGGCGTCGGGCCGGCCCAGGGCGGTGTCGGCGCGGTGGCCGCTGGCGTGGCCGGCCTGGCCATCGGCGCCGCCATCGGCGCGGGCTTCGTGGCCTCCAAGAAGCTCTCGAAGGACGAGGGGAAGTAG
- the hybA gene encoding hydrogenase 2 operon protein HybA, whose protein sequence is MKISRRNVLKGLATAGVAATAASLPVAADAREGYQVQADDVGMLFDSTLCVGCRACQTACKVRNKLVTDTRETQGGVYDAPLDLNGNTKNVIKIAQDGSATTYMKMQCMHCVDPACISVCMAGALHKVAGGITAYNAATCVGCRYCQIGCPFNVPKYEWQKSLPIAEDPKIVKCELCRHDQRGPACCEVCPRGAVIYGKRADLLKEAQRRVKASPGKYAEDRVYGEIDGGGTNVFYLSPADVSFKALGLPTLPREPLPALSENVQHTTYTLGIAPIALFTALTVVQLRNRGKGEQGHKEEK, encoded by the coding sequence ATGAAGATCTCACGCCGCAACGTGCTGAAGGGCCTCGCCACCGCCGGCGTCGCCGCGACCGCCGCCTCCCTGCCGGTCGCCGCCGACGCCCGCGAGGGCTACCAGGTCCAGGCCGACGACGTCGGCATGCTCTTCGACTCCACCCTCTGCGTCGGCTGCCGCGCTTGCCAGACCGCCTGCAAGGTCCGCAACAAGCTCGTCACCGACACCCGCGAGACCCAGGGCGGCGTCTACGACGCCCCCCTCGACCTCAACGGCAACACCAAGAACGTCATCAAGATCGCCCAGGACGGCTCCGCCACCACCTACATGAAGATGCAGTGCATGCACTGCGTCGACCCCGCCTGCATCTCCGTCTGCATGGCCGGGGCGCTCCACAAGGTCGCCGGCGGCATCACCGCCTACAACGCCGCCACCTGCGTCGGCTGCCGCTACTGCCAGATCGGCTGCCCCTTCAACGTCCCCAAGTACGAGTGGCAGAAGTCCCTCCCCATCGCCGAGGACCCCAAGATCGTCAAGTGCGAGCTCTGCCGCCACGACCAGCGCGGGCCCGCCTGCTGCGAGGTCTGCCCTCGCGGCGCCGTCATCTACGGCAAGCGCGCCGACCTCCTCAAGGAGGCCCAGCGCAGGGTCAAGGCCTCTCCCGGCAAGTACGCCGAGGACCGCGTCTACGGCGAGATCGACGGCGGCGGCACCAACGTCTTCTACCTCTCCCCTGCCGACGTCTCCTTCAAGGCCCTCGGCCTCCCCACCCTCCCCAGGGAGCCCCTCCCGGCCCTCTCCGAGAACGTCCAGCACACCACCTACACCCTCGGCATCGCCCCCATCGCCCTCTTCACCGCCCTCACCGTCGTCCAGCTCAGGAACCGCGGCAAGGGCGAGCAGGGCCACAAGGAGGAGAAGTAG